One genomic window of Sebastes umbrosus isolate fSebUmb1 chromosome 15, fSebUmb1.pri, whole genome shotgun sequence includes the following:
- the LOC119503125 gene encoding major histocompatibility complex class I-related gene protein-like: MRKVIFLLCLCHAASAVTHSLKYFLTGSTGVPNFPEFVIVGLVDEVQIIHYDSNTRRDVPKQEWMNNVTEDYPQFWDWETELSKFYQQLFKVSIEDVKQRLNQTGDVHIFQKMVGCEWDDEIEEVKGYEQYGYDGEDFISFDLETETWVAPKQQAVITKHKWDKDKAWIARLKHFLTQRCPDYLKNFVNYGRSVLLRTELPSVSLLQKTPSSPVSCHATGFYPDIAALFWRKDGEDLHEDVDLGEILPNHDGTFQMSVDVKLSSAEDWRRYDCVFQLSGVKDDLVTRLDKAVIRTNEEKPTDMTVPIIAAVVVLALVLIAVIGVVIYKKKNARCPPSPVNNAEVLEELNPGS; the protein is encoded by the exons ATGAGGAAAGTTATTTTCCTGCTGTGCCTCTGCCACGCTGCATCCGCAG TGACTCACTCTCTGAAGTATTTCCTCACTGGATCTACTGGAGTCCCAAACTTCCCAGAGTTTGTGATTGTTGGGTTGGTTGATGAAGTTCAGATTATTCACTATGACAGTAACACCAGGAGAGATGTACCCAAACAGGAATGGATGAACAACGTCACAGAAGATTATCCTCAGTTTTGGGACTGGGAAACTGAGCTCTCTAAGTTTTACCAGCAGCTCTTCAAAGTCAGCATTGAAGATGTAAAGCAGCGCTTGAACCAAACTGGAG atgtcCACATTTTCCAGAAGATGGTTGGCTGTGAATGGGACGATGAGATTGAGGAGGTTAAAGGTTATGAACAGTATGGTTATGATGGAGAAGACTTCATATCATTTGACCTGGAGACAGAGACATGGGTCGCTCCAAAACAACAGGCTGTCATCACCAAACACAAGTGGGATAAAGACAAAGCTTGGATAGCACGGCTAAAACACTTCCTCACCCAGCGTTGTCCTGATTATCTGAAGAATTTTGTCAACTATGGGAGGAGCGTTCTGCTGAGAACAG AGCTTCCCTCagtgtctctcctccagaagactccctcctctccagtcagCTGCCACGCTACAGGTTTCTACCCTGACATAGCCGCACTGTTctggaggaaagatggagaggatCTTCATGAGGACGTGGACCTCGGAGAGATCCTCCCCAACCACGATGGAACCTTCCAGATGAGTGTTGACGTGAAACTTTCATCAGCTGAAGACTGGAGGAGGTACGACTGTGTGTTTCAGCTCTCTGGTGTGAAGGACGACCTCGTCACCAGACTGGACAAAGCAGTGATCAGGACCAACGAAG AGAAGCCCACTGACATGACCGTCCCCATCATCGCTGCAGTGGTTGTTCTTGCTCTCGTCCTCATCGCTGTGATTGGAGTCGTCATTTATAAAAAGAAGAACG CACGATGCCCTCCATCTC CTGTAAACAACGCTGAGGTCTTGGAGGAACTGAATCCAGGATCCTAA